The Halomicronema hongdechloris C2206 genome includes a window with the following:
- a CDS encoding sulfotransferase family protein has protein sequence MIGDKEAAPTTAILKSYPGLLDILYKKMGTNIHFIHVIRNPYDVIDTFTKREEVDIEIAIELYSLVCKAVAELKTRIDLDKILEITNESFIENPKYCLKQLCNFLSMPASEDYLKDCASIVYNKPNKSRFNVQLNSELIDLVKKKIIDRYLFLNHYSYQG, from the coding sequence GTGATTGGAGATAAAGAGGCTGCTCCAACCACGGCAATATTAAAAAGTTATCCGGGTTTGCTAGACATTCTTTATAAAAAGATGGGGACAAACATTCATTTTATTCACGTCATTAGAAATCCTTATGATGTTATTGATACGTTCACAAAAAGAGAAGAAGTTGATATAGAAATAGCGATTGAATTATATTCTTTAGTTTGTAAAGCAGTTGCTGAACTGAAAACCAGAATAGACTTAGATAAGATTTTGGAAATCACTAATGAATCATTTATTGAAAATCCCAAGTACTGCTTAAAACAACTCTGTAATTTTTTGTCAATGCCTGCTTCTGAGGATTATTTAAAGGATTGTGCCAGTATTGTTTATAACAAACCCAACAAAAGTCGATTCAATGTCCAGTTGAATTCTGAGCTAATTGATTTAGTCAAAAAGAAAATTATTGATCGATACCTATTTTTAAATCATTACTCTTATCAAGGTTGA
- a CDS encoding HAD-IIIC family phosphatase, with amino-acid sequence MTHIKAEILNQKQADKKMIKCVVWDLDNTLWNGILLEDKRVYLRNKSVDVIKTLDSRGILQSVASKNDYTQAMQQLKEFELHEYFLYPQINWNSKSSSIQAIAKSLNLGIDAFAFIDDQMFELEEVNFSLPEVFCVNASELNDLLDKPEMNPRFTTEDSKFRRLMYLSDIERNEAEKEFIGTQEEFLATLNMTFTISSAQEEDLQRAEELTVRTNQLNTTGYTYSYDELNHFRQSDKHKLLIASLDDKYGSYGKIGLALLECLEGVWTIKLLLMSCRVMSRGVGTIMLNYIMSLAKGNHVRLRAEFVSNERNRMMYVSYKFAGFKEIEKNEKNKDLQILENELTQIQSFPEYVKIKS; translated from the coding sequence ATGACTCATATAAAAGCTGAAATTTTAAATCAAAAACAAGCCGATAAAAAGATGATCAAATGTGTCGTCTGGGATTTAGACAACACACTTTGGAATGGAATCTTATTAGAGGATAAGCGTGTTTATCTACGAAACAAATCAGTCGATGTTATTAAGACATTAGATAGTCGAGGTATCTTACAGTCTGTTGCCAGTAAGAATGACTATACTCAGGCTATGCAGCAACTCAAAGAGTTTGAGCTGCATGAGTATTTTCTCTATCCCCAAATCAATTGGAACTCTAAATCGAGTTCTATTCAAGCAATTGCCAAGTCACTCAATCTTGGCATTGATGCATTTGCTTTTATTGATGATCAGATGTTTGAGCTTGAAGAAGTTAATTTTTCGCTTCCTGAAGTTTTCTGTGTTAATGCCTCTGAACTCAATGACTTACTAGATAAACCAGAAATGAATCCTCGTTTTACTACAGAGGATTCAAAATTTAGAAGGCTGATGTATCTTAGTGATATAGAGAGGAACGAGGCAGAAAAAGAATTTATTGGCACTCAAGAAGAATTTTTAGCTACTCTTAATATGACTTTCACTATCTCTTCTGCCCAGGAAGAAGATTTACAAAGAGCAGAAGAATTAACGGTTAGAACCAATCAATTGAATACAACTGGCTATACGTACTCCTATGATGAACTCAATCATTTTCGGCAATCAGACAAACATAAATTGCTAATTGCAAGTTTGGATGATAAGTACGGGAGTTACGGAAAAATTGGGTTAGCACTGCTGGAATGCCTAGAAGGCGTGTGGACGATAAAGCTTTTGCTGATGTCTTGTCGGGTTATGTCTAGAGGCGTTGGCACAATTATGTTGAATTATATTATGAGTTTGGCTAAAGGGAATCATGTCCGTTTGCGTGCTGAGTTTGTTTCAAACGAACGCAATAGAATGATGTATGTGTCTTATAAGTTTGCGGGGTTCAAGGAAATTGAAAAGAATGAAAAGAATAAGGATCTGCAAATTTTAGAAAATGAACTTACACAAATTCAATCATTTCCTGAATATGTAAAAATCAAATCCTGA
- a CDS encoding non-ribosomal peptide synthetase, producing the protein MDNIKDKILNRRSKLSSTQRELLEKRLRGEVNPYSKTEIIPKRSQTGPAPLSFAQQRLWFLHQLDPGNPYYSEPACIKLTGTLNVNALEHSLNEIVRRHEALRTTFEMVAEQAVQIIHPTISVVLPVVNLRSLSEAGQKAEIEQLTKEIAQKPFDLAVGPLLRAILLQTDTQEYLLLFAIHHIAIDGWSIGVLIRELAILYEAFSTGKTPPLSELPIQYADFAVWQRHRLRGKLQQTQLSYWQQQLAGASALNLPTDRPRPPIQSFQGAVIPFELSASLSDRLRSLSNQEGVTLFMTLLVAFQALLYRYTGQEDICVGSPIANRNQSEIQKLIGFFANTLVLRTHLSGNPNLLELLNRVREVCVGAYAHADIPFEQLVEELQPERNLSHMPLFQVMFAWQEDVQRELTLPGLTLDWLPVHNQAAKFDLTLYMVDSEPEVRGALEYSTALFNPETATRIVKHFRALLEGIVVNPQARLSDLPLLGTDELHQLLVGWNHTEVTYPQQQCIHELFEAQVERTPEAVALVFEQQHLTYDELNRRANQLAHYLQGQGVGPETLVGVCLERSVAMVIALLGVLKAGGAYVPLDPSHPQERLAYILEDAQARCLLTQAAHVGVLPTSVSPLCLDTDWDCIAESPSYPPAPVTALEQLSYVIYTSGSTGAPKGVQIPHQALSNFLYSMAEYPGLRAEDRLVSVTTVAFDIAALELYLPLLQGARLEVVSREVACDAHHLARRLEQFDATVLQATPATWQMLMSTEWSGSSALLVFCGGDALPLELAHQLYARSAGVWNLYGPTETTIWSAVSELRAECETVPLGQPIANTQLYVLDKAGQPTPIGVPGELHIGGMGLARGYYQRPELTAERFVPNPFSPTPGARLYKTGDLVKYCRDGSLEYLGRLDHQVKLRGFRIELGEIETVLLRHSSVSQAVVVAHQNASGEPQLVGYVVPATASLSPSALRRYLQEQLPDYMVPAAMVLLKELPLTPNGKVDRKALPAPEYQHLDTSATVAARTPIEAMLVSIWADVLKLETVSIQSNFFELGGHSLLATRVMSHVRHAFAVEVPLRRLFEHPTIAELAPVIEAALHEEQGLTSPPITTIERSGPLPLSFAQQRLWFLAQLEPESPFYHLSSALRLHGSLDIDALQASLQILLQRHEALRLGFVSQEGHPAVDLHPTVEVPLAVIDLQDLTAQGQEQGVQQLTGSITHQPFSLDQPPLLRVVLLQCSQQEQVLVFAMHHIVSDGWSMGILVREVAQLYGAIVTGHAPSLSPLPVQYLDYAAWQRQWLHGEVLEQQRQYWQQQLAGAPEVLELPTDHPRPAVQTFRGATQAFGITPELTQGLKQLSRQQNCTLFMTLLAAFQVVLSRYSGQADIVVGSPIANRTRREVEGLIGFFVNTLVLRTSLAGQPSFVEVLQRVREVTLGAYAHQDMPFEQVVELLQPERALSHSPLFQVMFILQNAPQESLALPGVAVEVLESAPESAKFDLTLSLQEGEAGLQGQLEYNTDLFAAATMARLITHLQQVLTAVVRQPEQRVSDLPLLTSAERQRLLVEWNQTEAEYPEACLHELFEAQVERTPEAVALVFEQQHLTYDELNRRANQLAHYLQGQGVGPETLVGVCLERSVAMVIALLGVLKAGGAYVPLDPSHPQERLAYILEDAQARCLLTQAAHVGVLPTSVSPLCLDTDWDCIAESPSYPPAPVTALEQLSYVIYTSGSTGAPKGVQIPHQALSNFLYSMAEYPGLRAEDRLVSVTTVAFDIAALELYLPLLQGARLEVVSREVACDAHHLARRLEQFDATVLQATPATWQMLMSTEWSGSSALRVFCGGDALPLELAHQLHARSAGVWNLYGPTETTIWSAVSELTAECETVPLGRPIANTQVYVLDKAGQPTPIGVPGELHIGGLGLARGYYQRPALTAEQFVPNPFSPTPGARLYKTGDLVKYRRDGSLEYLGRLDHQVKLRGFRIELGEIETVLLRHPAISQAVVVAHQNASGEPQLVGYVVPAAASLSPSALRSYLQEQLPDYMVPAAMVLLEELPLTPNGKVDRKGLAKLNPNLDLDTTYRAPTTELETIIADLWKDILHLDKVGIHHNFFDIGGHSLLVVAIHSKLQNKLQREFPLISLFKYPTVGDLAQYLSQTAGQSNLIREAKPSKKKGKASIRQQKHLRQRHRETVNWQRST; encoded by the coding sequence ATGGACAACATAAAAGATAAAATTTTGAACCGACGATCGAAGCTTTCATCCACCCAGCGAGAACTGCTCGAGAAACGGCTACGGGGTGAAGTAAATCCCTACTCGAAAACAGAAATTATTCCCAAACGTTCCCAAACAGGTCCTGCTCCTCTATCCTTTGCTCAACAAAGGTTGTGGTTCCTCCACCAGTTAGATCCTGGCAATCCCTACTACAGTGAACCAGCATGTATAAAGCTAACAGGTACGCTTAACGTCAATGCCCTGGAACACAGTCTTAATGAGATTGTACGACGCCATGAAGCGTTACGCACTACGTTTGAGATGGTGGCAGAACAGGCAGTCCAAATTATTCATCCCACTATCTCTGTAGTGCTGCCAGTGGTAAACCTACGCTCCCTGTCAGAAGCTGGGCAAAAAGCTGAAATTGAACAGTTAACAAAAGAGATAGCGCAAAAGCCGTTTGATTTAGCAGTTGGTCCGTTGCTGCGAGCCATACTGCTACAAACAGATACTCAAGAGTATTTATTGCTGTTTGCTATCCATCATATTGCCATTGATGGTTGGTCAATAGGAGTGCTGATCCGCGAACTAGCAATACTTTATGAAGCCTTTTCTACAGGCAAAACACCCCCCTTATCTGAACTCCCTATTCAATATGCAGATTTTGCAGTTTGGCAGCGTCATCGGTTGCGGGGAAAGTTACAACAGACTCAGCTTTCTTACTGGCAGCAGCAATTGGCAGGCGCTTCAGCTTTGAATCTGCCTACTGATCGCCCTCGACCGCCAATCCAAAGCTTCCAAGGTGCAGTCATCCCTTTTGAGCTATCAGCGAGCTTATCGGATAGACTCAGATCCCTGAGCAACCAGGAAGGGGTAACCCTGTTTATGACTCTATTGGTAGCCTTCCAAGCTTTACTGTACCGCTACACTGGACAAGAAGATATCTGTGTTGGCTCCCCAATTGCTAATCGTAACCAAAGTGAGATTCAAAAACTGATTGGTTTTTTTGCTAATACTCTTGTGCTGCGGACGCATCTTTCTGGTAATCCAAATCTCTTAGAATTGCTGAATCGAGTACGTGAGGTATGTGTAGGTGCCTATGCCCATGCAGATATACCTTTTGAACAGCTAGTGGAAGAGCTTCAGCCAGAGAGAAATCTCAGTCATATGCCCCTGTTTCAGGTAATGTTTGCCTGGCAGGAAGATGTCCAAAGGGAACTAACCTTGCCTGGTTTGACGCTGGATTGGCTCCCGGTACACAATCAAGCCGCCAAGTTTGACTTGACCCTGTACATGGTCGATTCTGAGCCAGAAGTGAGAGGAGCACTGGAATATAGTACAGCTCTGTTCAACCCTGAAACTGCTACTCGAATTGTTAAGCATTTTCGTGCGTTGCTTGAGGGTATTGTTGTCAATCCACAAGCAAGATTATCAGACTTACCCCTATTAGGGACAGATGAGTTACATCAGTTGCTGGTGGGGTGGAATCATACCGAAGTTACCTATCCGCAACAGCAATGTATCCATGAGCTATTTGAAGCGCAAGTGGAGCGTACTCCGGAGGCAGTGGCGCTGGTGTTTGAGCAGCAGCACCTGACCTATGACGAGTTGAATCGTCGGGCCAATCAATTGGCCCATTACCTGCAGGGCCAAGGCGTGGGACCTGAAACCTTAGTAGGGGTATGTCTAGAGCGCTCGGTGGCGATGGTGATTGCACTGCTAGGGGTGCTGAAAGCGGGGGGTGCGTATGTGCCTCTGGATCCGAGCCACCCTCAAGAGCGACTGGCCTATATCCTAGAAGACGCACAGGCCCGTTGTTTGCTAACGCAAGCAGCTCACGTTGGCGTGCTACCCACCTCAGTTTCCCCTCTGTGCCTAGACACCGATTGGGACTGCATTGCTGAGAGCCCCAGCTATCCTCCTGCTCCAGTTACCGCACTCGAGCAGCTCAGCTATGTGATCTACACCTCAGGGTCCACCGGAGCCCCCAAAGGCGTCCAGATTCCCCATCAGGCGTTGAGCAACTTCCTATATAGCATGGCTGAGTATCCAGGGCTCAGGGCTGAGGACCGACTGGTCTCAGTCACAACCGTCGCTTTTGACATTGCAGCCTTGGAGTTATACCTGCCACTCCTTCAAGGAGCTCGATTGGAGGTGGTGAGTCGAGAGGTCGCCTGTGATGCTCATCATTTGGCTCGGCGACTAGAGCAATTTGACGCGACAGTGCTGCAAGCGACTCCAGCCACCTGGCAGATGCTGATGTCAACGGAGTGGTCCGGGTCATCTGCATTGCTAGTGTTCTGTGGCGGGGACGCCTTGCCATTGGAGTTAGCCCATCAGTTGTACGCTCGCAGTGCAGGGGTCTGGAACCTGTATGGACCGACCGAGACGACGATTTGGTCTGCGGTGAGTGAACTGAGGGCTGAGTGTGAGACAGTGCCCTTAGGCCAGCCCATTGCCAACACTCAGCTATATGTGCTGGATAAAGCCGGACAACCCACTCCCATTGGGGTGCCAGGTGAACTGCACATTGGTGGCATGGGGCTAGCCCGAGGCTATTACCAGCGCCCCGAGTTAACAGCAGAACGCTTTGTGCCCAATCCCTTTAGCCCCACACCTGGGGCCCGTCTGTACAAGACTGGGGACTTAGTCAAGTATTGCCGCGATGGCAGCCTGGAATACCTGGGTCGCCTCGACCATCAAGTGAAGCTGCGGGGCTTCCGCATTGAACTAGGTGAAATTGAAACGGTGCTGCTGCGCCATTCATCTGTCTCACAAGCCGTGGTGGTCGCTCACCAGAATGCCTCAGGCGAGCCACAGTTAGTGGGCTATGTCGTCCCTGCCACTGCCAGTCTCTCCCCCTCAGCGTTACGGCGTTACCTGCAAGAGCAGCTTCCCGACTACATGGTGCCTGCAGCCATGGTTCTGCTGAAGGAATTGCCCCTCACCCCCAATGGCAAAGTCGACCGCAAAGCCCTACCAGCCCCCGAGTATCAGCACCTAGACACTTCAGCAACGGTTGCAGCTCGCACCCCCATCGAAGCGATGCTCGTGAGCATTTGGGCAGACGTGCTGAAGCTAGAGACCGTCAGCATCCAGAGCAACTTCTTTGAGTTAGGCGGCCATTCCCTGCTGGCAACCCGGGTGATGTCGCACGTGCGTCACGCCTTTGCCGTAGAGGTGCCCCTGCGTCGCCTCTTTGAGCATCCCACCATTGCTGAGTTAGCGCCTGTCATTGAAGCTGCCCTCCATGAGGAACAGGGCCTCACCAGTCCTCCCATAACCACTATCGAGCGCAGCGGCCCCTTACCCCTCTCCTTTGCCCAACAACGGCTGTGGTTTTTGGCCCAACTCGAACCAGAAAGTCCCTTCTATCACCTGTCGAGTGCCCTGCGACTACACGGTTCCCTTGACATTGACGCCCTCCAGGCCAGTCTCCAGATTCTCCTGCAGCGTCATGAGGCCCTGCGCCTCGGGTTTGTCAGCCAAGAGGGCCATCCTGCCGTAGATCTCCATCCCACTGTAGAGGTGCCCCTGGCGGTCATCGACCTGCAAGACCTAACAGCCCAAGGGCAGGAGCAAGGGGTCCAACAGCTGACTGGGAGCATCACCCATCAGCCTTTTTCCCTCGACCAGCCCCCCTTGCTTCGCGTCGTCCTGCTGCAATGTTCCCAGCAGGAGCAGGTGCTGGTGTTTGCCATGCACCACATCGTCTCCGATGGCTGGTCAATGGGCATTTTAGTCAGAGAAGTGGCTCAGCTCTATGGGGCTATTGTCACAGGTCATGCCCCTTCCTTATCCCCCCTACCGGTTCAGTATCTAGACTATGCGGCTTGGCAGCGGCAGTGGCTCCACGGTGAGGTGCTAGAGCAACAGCGGCAGTACTGGCAGCAGCAGTTAGCAGGTGCCCCGGAAGTGCTTGAGTTACCCACGGACCATCCTCGTCCGGCGGTGCAGACCTTCCGGGGAGCGACTCAAGCCTTTGGAATTACCCCAGAGTTAACCCAGGGATTGAAGCAGTTGAGTCGGCAGCAGAACTGCACCCTGTTTATGACACTGCTGGCTGCCTTTCAAGTGGTGTTGAGTCGCTACAGCGGCCAAGCGGACATCGTGGTGGGCTCTCCCATTGCCAACCGCACCCGTAGGGAAGTGGAAGGGTTGATTGGCTTTTTCGTCAATACCTTAGTGTTGCGCACATCCTTGGCGGGGCAGCCCTCCTTTGTGGAGGTATTGCAGCGGGTACGGGAGGTGACCTTAGGGGCCTATGCCCATCAGGATATGCCCTTTGAGCAGGTGGTGGAACTGCTGCAGCCGGAGCGGGCATTGAGTCATTCCCCCCTGTTTCAGGTGATGTTTATCCTGCAGAATGCGCCCCAGGAATCGTTGGCCTTGCCAGGGGTAGCGGTGGAGGTACTCGAGAGTGCTCCAGAAAGCGCCAAATTTGACCTGACTCTATCGCTGCAAGAGGGTGAGGCGGGGTTGCAAGGGCAGCTAGAGTACAACACCGACTTATTTGCCGCGGCGACCATGGCACGTCTCATCACGCATCTGCAGCAGGTGTTAACGGCGGTGGTGAGGCAGCCGGAGCAGCGGGTTAGTGACCTACCCCTGTTGACCTCTGCTGAGCGGCAGCGTCTTCTGGTGGAGTGGAATCAGACGGAGGCTGAGTATCCAGAGGCTTGTCTCCATGAGTTATTTGAAGCGCAAGTGGAGCGTACCCCGGAGGCAGTGGCGCTGGTGTTTGAGCAGCAGCACCTGACCTATGACGAGTTGAATCGTCGCGCCAATCAACTGGCCCATTACCTGCAGGGCCAGGGGGTGGGACCTGAAACCTTGGTGGGAGTATGTCTAGAGCGCTCGGTGGCGATGGTAATTGCACTGCTAGGGGTGCTGAAAGCGGGGGGCGCTTATGTGCCTCTGGATCCGAGCCACCCTCAAGAGCGACTGGCCTATATCCTAGAAGACGCACAGGCCCGTTGTTTGCTAACGCAAGCAGCTCACGTTGGCGTGCTACCCACCTCAGTTTCCCCTCTGTGCCTAGACACCGATTGGGACTGCATTGCTGAGAGCCCCAGCTATCCTCCTGCTCCAGTTACCGCACTCGAGCAGCTCAGCTATGTGATCTACACCTCAGGGTCCACCGGAGCCCCCAAAGGCGTCCAGATTCCCCATCAGGCGTTGAGCAACTTCCTATATAGCATGGCTGAGTATCCAGGGCTCAGGGCTGAGGACCGACTGGTCTCAGTCACAACCGTCGCTTTTGACATTGCAGCCTTGGAGTTATACCTGCCACTCCTTCAAGGAGCTCGATTGGAGGTGGTGAGTCGAGAGGTCGCCTGTGATGCTCATCATTTGGCTCGGCGACTAGAGCAATTTGACGCGACAGTGCTGCAAGCGACTCCAGCCACCTGGCAGATGCTGATGTCAACGGAGTGGTCCGGGTCATCTGCACTGCGAGTGTTCTGTGGCGGGGACGCCTTGCCGTTAGAGTTAGCCCATCAGTTGCATGCTCGCAGTGCAGGAGTATGGAACCTGTATGGACCCACCGAGACGACGATTTGGTCTGCGGTGAGTGAACTGACGGCTGAGTGTGAGACAGTGCCCTTAGGCCGTCCCATTGCCAACACTCAGGTGTATGTATTGGACAAAGCCGGACAACCCACTCCCATTGGGGTACCAGGAGAACTGCACATTGGTGGACTGGGGCTGGCCCGAGGCTATTACCAGCGCCCGGCGTTAACAGCAGAGCAGTTTGTGCCCAATCCCTTTAGCCCCACACCTGGGGCACGTCTGTACAAGACTGGGGATTTGGTGAAATATCGCCGGGATGGCAGCCTGGAGTACCTGGGTCGCCTGGACCATCAGGTGAAGCTGCGGGGCTTCCGCATTGAACTGGGTGAAATTGAAACGGTGCTGCTGCGCCATCCAGCTATCTCACAAGCCGTGGTGGTTGCCCACCAGAATGCCTCAGGCGAGCCGCAGTTAGTGGGCTATGTCGTCCCTGCAGCTGCCAGTCTCTCTCCCTCAGCGTTACGGAGTTACCTGCAAGAGCAGCTGCCCGACTACATGGTACCCGCGGCCATGGTTCTGCTAGAGGAATTGCCCCTTACCCCCAATGGCAAAGTCGATCGCAAAGGACTGGCAAAACTCAACCCCAATCTTGATCTAGACACGACTTATCGAGCTCCTACGACTGAACTGGAGACAATAATTGCAGACCTTTGGAAAGATATCCTGCATCTAGACAAGGTTGGTATTCACCATAATTTCTTTGATATTGGTGGACATTCTTTACTTGTTGTTGCTATCCATAGCAAACTGCAAAACAAACTTCAGCGTGAGTTTCCCCTAATCTCTCTATTCAAATATCCTACTGTTGGTGATCTTGCCCAGTATTTAAGTCAAACAGCCGGTCAAAGCAACTTGATTCGCGAGGCTAAGCCTTCCAAGAAAAAGGGAAAGGCTTCTATAAGACAACAGAAGCATCTGCGACAGCGCCATCGAGAGACAGTCAATTGGCAACGCTCAACTTAG
- a CDS encoding acyl-CoA dehydrogenase family protein has translation MKLELTTQQKENRAAFRVFVDEAIVPYANQWDRQERTPAELIKKFAQQGYLGALLPKDSGGSGMDMITYGLLSEEIGRGCSSLRSLLTVHSMVSLALLKWSSQSQKAYWLPKLASGEVIAAFALSEPNVGSDAKSVETTATLSGNAYLLNGQKKWITYGQIADIFLVFAQCDGKPSAFLVEKNSPGLSIEPISGMLGVRASMLAELHFNDCQILQENLVCRQGFGFSHVASTALDCGRYSVAWGCVGIAQACLEACIRYTSERKQFGVYLREHQLIRQLVTEMLTNVKAARLLCYQAGYLKEIGDPGSIAETSIAKYFASKIATQAANDAVQIHGANGCTNEYAVARCLRDAKIMEIIEGSTQIQQITIADYGYQEYTSPSPSTVNFQDLLART, from the coding sequence ATGAAGTTAGAATTAACAACTCAACAGAAAGAAAATAGGGCAGCATTTAGAGTCTTCGTCGATGAAGCGATCGTTCCCTATGCCAATCAATGGGATCGCCAAGAGCGCACTCCTGCAGAACTGATCAAAAAATTCGCTCAGCAGGGATATCTGGGTGCCCTATTACCCAAAGATAGCGGTGGCAGTGGCATGGATATGATTACCTACGGACTCCTATCGGAAGAAATTGGACGGGGGTGTTCTTCGCTGCGGAGTTTGCTCACTGTTCACAGCATGGTTTCTCTAGCTCTGCTCAAGTGGAGCAGTCAGTCTCAAAAAGCCTATTGGCTTCCTAAACTAGCATCCGGTGAAGTAATTGCTGCCTTTGCTCTCAGTGAACCCAATGTGGGAAGCGATGCCAAAAGTGTAGAGACAACAGCGACGCTTTCTGGAAACGCTTATCTCTTGAATGGACAAAAAAAATGGATTACCTATGGACAAATTGCCGATATTTTTCTAGTATTTGCTCAATGTGATGGTAAGCCCTCTGCTTTTTTGGTTGAGAAAAATAGCCCCGGACTCTCGATTGAACCCATTTCTGGAATGTTGGGGGTTAGGGCTTCAATGTTAGCCGAGCTACACTTCAATGATTGTCAGATTCTCCAAGAAAATCTTGTGTGCAGGCAGGGCTTTGGTTTCTCCCACGTCGCTTCCACTGCCCTAGATTGTGGTCGATATAGTGTTGCCTGGGGATGCGTAGGAATTGCCCAAGCTTGTCTAGAAGCTTGCATTCGGTATACGAGTGAACGCAAGCAGTTCGGTGTCTATCTAAGAGAACACCAATTGATTCGGCAACTAGTGACTGAGATGCTCACCAACGTCAAAGCAGCGAGATTACTATGCTATCAAGCTGGCTATCTCAAAGAAATTGGCGATCCAGGTTCAATAGCAGAGACTTCGATTGCTAAATATTTTGCCTCTAAAATAGCAACTCAAGCTGCAAATGATGCTGTACAAATCCACGGTGCTAATGGCTGCACCAATGAATATGCTGTCGCTAGATGTTTGCGAGATGCGAAAATTATGGAAATCATTGAAGGTAGTACACAAATACAACAGATAACTATCGCTGATTACGGTTATCAGGAATATACGTCACCCTCCCCTTCTACTGTTAATTTTCAAGATTTACTGGCAAGGACATGA
- a CDS encoding 3-hydroxyacyl-CoA dehydrogenase family protein, translated as MKIQTVGVVGAGVMGVGIAQNLAQTGHQVILIDVSEEILEKANQEIKNNIRFQGFFNKKEKPENPDVVLNRIQFSTNYKLLDGVEFVIENVTEKWSIKKEVYPQLEAICPESVVFAANTSAIPITRIASVTKRASKVLGMHFMNPVPLKPTVEMIRGYHTSEETIETAKNLLSQMGKEGIVVNDSPGFVSNRVLMLTINEAIFLLHDQVASAEEVDRIFKTCFGHKMGPLETADLIGLDTILFSIEVLYESFNDSKYRPCPLLKRMVDAGLYGRKSGKGFYAYS; from the coding sequence ATGAAGATTCAAACCGTTGGTGTTGTGGGAGCGGGCGTGATGGGAGTCGGGATAGCACAAAACCTAGCCCAAACCGGTCATCAGGTAATTCTCATCGATGTTTCCGAAGAAATTCTGGAGAAGGCCAACCAAGAAATTAAAAATAATATTCGCTTTCAAGGTTTCTTTAATAAAAAAGAGAAACCGGAAAATCCAGACGTTGTTCTGAATCGCATCCAGTTTTCTACAAACTACAAGTTGCTAGATGGGGTAGAATTTGTGATTGAGAATGTCACGGAAAAGTGGAGTATTAAAAAGGAAGTCTACCCGCAGCTTGAGGCAATTTGTCCAGAGAGTGTTGTCTTTGCCGCCAATACATCAGCGATTCCGATTACTCGCATTGCTTCTGTAACCAAGCGGGCTTCTAAAGTGCTGGGCATGCATTTTATGAACCCCGTTCCTCTGAAGCCAACCGTTGAAATGATTCGCGGATATCATACTTCCGAAGAAACCATTGAGACAGCTAAAAACTTGTTGTCTCAAATGGGAAAAGAGGGCATTGTTGTCAATGATTCGCCAGGATTTGTTTCCAATCGCGTCCTTATGTTGACTATTAATGAAGCGATTTTTCTTCTGCACGATCAAGTCGCTTCAGCTGAAGAAGTTGATAGAATCTTCAAAACCTGTTTTGGTCACAAAATGGGACCACTTGAGACCGCTGACTTGATTGGGTTAGATACGATTCTCTTCTCAATTGAAGTTTTGTACGAAAGTTTTAATGACAGCAAATATAGACCATGCCCTTTGCTCAAAAGGATGGTTGATGCTGGGCTATATGGAAGGAAAAGTGGCAAGGGTTTTTACGCTTACAGTTGA
- a CDS encoding acyl carrier protein: MQDFKAKLKTFLSQFFGNHDLQDDEDIFAVGFVNSMFAMQLVLFIEQEFQVTVENEDLELDNFRTISAMASLLERKKSILT; this comes from the coding sequence ATGCAAGATTTTAAGGCTAAACTGAAAACATTTCTCTCGCAATTTTTTGGTAACCATGACCTGCAGGATGATGAGGATATTTTTGCTGTAGGATTTGTGAACTCGATGTTCGCAATGCAACTGGTTTTATTTATCGAACAAGAGTTTCAAGTTACTGTTGAAAACGAAGACCTCGAATTGGATAACTTCAGAACGATCAGTGCGATGGCTTCTCTGCTGGAACGAAAAAAATCAATTCTGACATAG